The DNA segment AGGCCGCAACGTAGTATTGGAGAAGAAATTCGGCAGCCCGCTGATCACGAATGACGGTGTAACGATCGCTAAGGAGATCGAATTGGAAGATGCATTCGAGAACATGGGTGCACAACTCGTAAAAGAAGTAGCAACCAAAACAAACGATGTTGCCGGTGATGGTACAACAACTGCTACGGTTCTCGCACAAGCATTGATTCGTGAAGGTTTGAAGAACGTTACGGCTGGGGCTAGCCCGATCGGTCTGCGTAAAGGGATCGATAAAGCGGTTCGCACGGCGGTAGAAGAACTGCAAAAGATCTCCAAAACGATTGAAGGCAAGCAATCGATCGCTCAAGTTGCGGCTATTTCCGCTGGTGATGAAGAAGTAGGCGAATTGATCGCTGAAGCAATGGAGAAAGTCGGCAAAGACGGCGTAATTACGGTTGAGGAATCCCGCGGCTTCTTGACTGAGCTTGAAGTTGTTGAGGGAATGCAATTCGACCGCGGTTATATCTCTCCATACATGATTACGGATACAGATAAGATGGAAGCGGTTCTGGAGAACCCGTACATCTTGATTACAGATAAGAAAATCAGCAGCACGCAAGATATTCTGCCAATCCTGGAGAAGATCGTACAGCAAAGCAGACCGCTTCTGATTATCGCTGAGGATATTGAAGGCGAAGCGCAAGCTATGTTGATCGTCAACAAACTGCGTGGTACGTTCAACGCTGTGGCAGTGAAGGCTCCTGGCTTCGGAGACCGTCGTGAAGCTATGTTGCAGGATATCGCTGCTCTAACAGGCGGCCAAGTGATTACTGAGAAGCTCGGTCTGGATCTGAAGAGCACCAGCGTTGAGCAATTGGGTAACGCTCGCCAAGTTATCGTTACGAAAGAGAATACAACGATCGTTGACGGTAGCGGAGATAAGGCTGACATTACAGCTCGCGTGAACCAAATCCGTACACAATTGGAAGAAACCACTTCCGAGTTTGACAAAGAGAAACTTCAAGAGCGTCTGGCTAAACTGGCTGGCGGCGTAGCCGTAGTTAAAGTTGGCGCAGCTACTGAGACTGAATTGAAGGAACGCAAACTGCGTATTGAAGACGCATTGAACGCTACTCGTGCGGCTGTCGAAGAAGGTATCGTATCCGGCGGCGGCGTTGCGCTCATTAACGTTTACAATGCTGTAGCAGCACTGAACGTAGAAGGCGACGAGAAAACAGGCGTGAGTATCGTACTTCGTGCCCTTGAAGAGCCAATCCGTACAATTTCCGCGAACGCAGGTGAAGAAGGCTCCGTTATTGTTGAGCGCCTGAAGAAAGAACAAGCAGGCATCGGCTTCAACGCGGCTACTGGCGAATGGGTGAACATGATCGAAGCAGGTATCGTAGACCCTGCCAAGGTTACTCGTTCCGCACTACAAAATGCAGCTTCCGTAGCAGGATTGTTCTTGACTACCGAAGTTGTGATCGCAGACAAACCAGAACCAGAAAAACCAGCTATGCCTGACATGGGCGGCATGGGCGGCATGATGTAATAAAGGGGTATAAAACCCTGTAATAGCGCATAGTTAAAGGCTCCCGAGAGGGAGCCTTTCATATTAAATCACATAAAAAATCACATTTCCTGCAAAACACCTTGGGTTTGTTCTTTTTCATGGTGATCAAATTTGAAATTCAGAATATTTGCGAAGTGAATTCGAATCTTCTCGTTGGCATCATGAAAATCAGGAATTAGTTTTTTGTTTTCGGCCATAATTTGGTGTTGCCTTTCCCAAAACGCCTTAAGCAAATTCATAATACTTTCATCTATATCAATGGTTCGGATAGAACCGGTGGTTTTAGGGGGAACAAGTTTATAGAGCTTCATATTGTTATTTTCGTTATAAAGCGTCTTAGTAATGCGTATTTGATTAGTTTCGAAATTTACATCCGTCCATTTTAAGGCACATAGCTCGCCGGAATGCATGCCAGAAAATGCGAGAAGATAAAACCTTTCTAAATCCATATCCATACCGTGATGGTATACTGCTTCAAGAAACTCAGTCAGTTCATTCTTTTCTAAAAATTCATCCTC comes from the Paenibacillus lentus genome and includes:
- the groL gene encoding chaperonin GroEL (60 kDa chaperone family; promotes refolding of misfolded polypeptides especially under stressful conditions; forms two stacked rings of heptamers to form a barrel-shaped 14mer; ends can be capped by GroES; misfolded proteins enter the barrel where they are refolded when GroES binds); its protein translation is MAKDIKFNEDARRAMLRGVDALADAVKVTLGPKGRNVVLEKKFGSPLITNDGVTIAKEIELEDAFENMGAQLVKEVATKTNDVAGDGTTTATVLAQALIREGLKNVTAGASPIGLRKGIDKAVRTAVEELQKISKTIEGKQSIAQVAAISAGDEEVGELIAEAMEKVGKDGVITVEESRGFLTELEVVEGMQFDRGYISPYMITDTDKMEAVLENPYILITDKKISSTQDILPILEKIVQQSRPLLIIAEDIEGEAQAMLIVNKLRGTFNAVAVKAPGFGDRREAMLQDIAALTGGQVITEKLGLDLKSTSVEQLGNARQVIVTKENTTIVDGSGDKADITARVNQIRTQLEETTSEFDKEKLQERLAKLAGGVAVVKVGAATETELKERKLRIEDALNATRAAVEEGIVSGGGVALINVYNAVAALNVEGDEKTGVSIVLRALEEPIRTISANAGEEGSVIVERLKKEQAGIGFNAATGEWVNMIEAGIVDPAKVTRSALQNAASVAGLFLTTEVVIADKPEPEKPAMPDMGGMGGMM